One window of Penaeus chinensis breed Huanghai No. 1 chromosome 34, ASM1920278v2, whole genome shotgun sequence genomic DNA carries:
- the LOC125043855 gene encoding 40S ribosomal protein S12-like, protein MSDVEGDVGVPSGAGGPMDLNTAVQEVLKHALMADGLARGLHEAVKALDKRQALLCLLANNCDEPGYSKLVEALCQEHQIRLLKVDSNKMLGEWTGLCKIDREGKARKVVGCSCVVVTDYGKETQAHDVVNEYFKSKGQ, encoded by the exons ATGTCTGATGTGGAAGG AGACGTTGGTGTTCCCTCTGGGGCTGGTGGTCCCATGGACTTAAACACTGCTGTCCAGGAAGTGCTGAAGCATGCTTTGATGGCTGATGGTCTTGCACGTGGACTCCACGAAGCTGTCAAGGCTCTTGATAA GCGTCAAGCTCTGCTATGCTTGTTGGCCAACAACTGTGATGAGCCAGGCTACTCAAAGCTTGTTGAAGCTCTCTGCCAGGAGCACCAGATCAGGCTCCTCAAGGTTGATTCTAACAAGATGCTGGGAGAATGGACTGGTCTCTGCAAAATCGACCGTGAAGGAAAGGCACGCAAGGTTGTTGGTTGCTCCTGTGTTGTCGTGACT GACTACGGAAAGGAGACCCAGGCCCATGATGTTGTCAATGAGTATTTCAAGAGCAAGGGCCAGTAA